The window CCCGATGTCCCGCAAAAGGAGAAGTCGGTTCCCGATCCGACCCATGAAACCCCGACGGTTGATGAGGAAAAGGATATCGCACTTGATACAAAAGAACCGCCTCTCCATGAAGATGGTGAAAAAACGACGACCGATGCAGGAAAAACCTACGAGGAGATTGTCGAGATAACCCTTGAAGAGGCGGACCCCCATCCTCCGGGGACCCGCGATGACCGGGAGATAACTGAAATTGTCTCAGACGCTTCACACAGAATCGATGAAACCGAAACGGCGTTACTTGTTCCCGGTTACTATTTTATTCAGCTTGGCGCGTACGCGGAAAAGCAGCTTGCCTCTTCGATACAGAAAAGATTCACGAATTTATATCCGGTGAAAATTTATGAGATAGCCCATACAAAAATCACTATCTATAAAGTCCTGGTCGGCCCCCTTAACAAGGATGAAAGCGACACGCTTCTTTTCCGGTTCAAGGCGTTGGGGTACAGGGACGCCTTTGTCAAGTATATCAACTAGCCCGGCCACGTCTCTCGGGCAACCGGCAGGTGTCTATATAACATCGCCGGCGTGCGTCCGTCACATGCCGGTCTCTTCCTGAAAAATCTCGCCTGTTGTGACAAAATGGTAAGTTCGTCCTTTATTTTACCAGAGAATGCAGGATTTTAGAAATGATTCTGCAGGTTTGTAGAAATTAATCATTTCACATTCTCGAAATCAATCTATGAAAGGATGAATGATATGGTCAACAGAAAAGGAATTGTCGGTATTGCGATTGTTCTGGTTATCCTGATTCAGGCGGGATATATTTATTCGCAGGATGATATTCAGTCAACAATGCCGGTCTATCTTGTCGTCAAGGGAGGCGTTACGGAAGAAGAAGCCTATGTCCTTGCTTCTTCTCTCGGGCTTGGGGATGAGTTCGGCGGGATGAAGGGGATGCCGGATGAAAACGGGCTACTCTCGTTTGTCGATACGGAACGCTTTCAACTGGTCCCCACAAGACAGCTTCGGGATGTATCCTCCGATGAGGACGGCAACAAGACGATTGCCGAAAGTATCGACATGAAAGCCCTGAAAGAAATTCGGGCATATCCGGGGGAAAAAGCCCTGGAAAGATTCGGCGGCGCGCTTAAAAAAGCCGGTCTTTTGACGTTCGAAGCCAGAGAGTTTGTCAAAAACAGTGAACTGGTTATCTGCGAAAACGAAACCGGAAATTTTTTCAGGGTCGGGATCGACACAAAAGTCGGATTTAACCGGTACCTGAAAGGAATCCCCCTGACCGGGGCCGGCTCAAAGACGATGGCAATATTCGATCCCCGGGGTACGGTGACCAACCTTCTCGTCGCCGACAGGGATCTCAAGGAAGGGGCCGCAGTCGAACTTTTGACACCGAAAGAAGTGGAAGAACGGCTTCGTGAAACATACGGGAAAGAAATCGGGATTTCCACACGGCTCGTCTATTACGCCCCGCCGCTTGCATACGCAAATGTGAAGGTGATCGTTCCGCACTATCTCTGCTCGATTACCGAAAAGGGTAATAACGAGGAGACCGTTCGACTCGATGAATTAATTCCGGCCGTCCGCGATCTCCGATATGTTCCCTCCGCGATTGTCAAAGCCTCATTCGATGGCGACGTCTTGAAGGGGAAAGTGGATATTCGCGGCGGTGCGCCCCCCTATGATATTCAGTGGAATATCGGCGGAAGCATAAAAACATCCGGGAACGAAGTCCTTGTCTATAAACTCGATGCGCGGACAAAGATCGATAGACAATATATATCCGCCACAATTACGGATCAGAACGGGATTTCCGTGACGGCGGGAACGGCCGTAGCGCTGGATCCTTCCTTTACTGCAACAGCCACCATTCAACCGCCCGTGATTATCGCGAATTACAGGCAGTTCGGAACGGAGAACTCCGTGACCAATCAGTTCGGCGACCTCGAACAGGGGTTCGTCAACCAGATGCTCGCAGACGGGGTCGCAAAACGCTTTCAGTGGAAAGGCAAGTGCGCGTGGGAACAGGATTTCAAATCTCCCATGGATTATTATTACATCGACAATACCGACATCACCCTCTATGTCGGCCACGGCAGTCCGACCGGATTTACCTTTGTCGATACTACCCACGACGACTATAAACTGGATTACAATGATGCGGATAACGACTGGGGGGACAGGGACCTCGAATGGCTGGCCCTTTATTCCTGCCAGGTGTTGAATGTCAGTTACCCGCCGCTCTCGCTTTTCGAGCGATGGCGCCAGGAGTTCGACGGTCTCCACCTGCTTTTGGGATTTCATACGAACGCGCAGGCGAACTCCGGATTCACGAACGCATTCGCTTCAAATATGGTCGACAGCGATATGACCGTCCGTGCTTCATGGTTCAAAGCGATCAACACGGATCAGCCTTCCGACAGGGTCGGTGTCGTGATGGGCGCGGGAATGATTGATTCGGGGGGCAACTGGATTTGGAACTGGAACGATCATTTCTGGGGTCACGGGAGCGTGGGCCCGGACATTCCGCAGAGCAAGATCGATTTTTACTGGGCACTGATCTGCTGGTAACCGGCGGGTACCGTACGATCGGATACAAAAAGGCGGCCGCGGTTGATTCGGCCGCCTTTTTTTATTGAATCAACCTTTTCGATCGGCTATGATAGATCAAGCGTCGAAAGGTGTCATAAAAAGAACGGCACCCCCGTGTCCTTGAGGAAGATCGATGCGCCGTGATACGGGGGCTTTTTATTCGATAAGGGAATCAAAAGACGCCGACATTTGAATTACGGAGAATCCGAATGGAAAAGGAAGATATCAAGGCGGAAATCGGGAATTTGAGAAGGCTGCTCTATCGCTATCAGCATCTATACTATGTGCTTTCACGGCCTGAGGTAAGCGACGCAGAATATGACAGACTGATGGACAGGCTGGTGCTTCTCGAAAAGACATATCCGGAGTTCGCCGATCCGGATTCACCCTCCATGAAAGTAGGTTCGGATATCTCGCAGAGTTTTCCGGAGGTCGAACATACCATCCCCGTATTGAGTCTCGACAAATGCACGAGTTTCGCAGCCGTCAAGGAATGGATCGGGAAAACGGAAAAAAACGCGGAAAGGCCCCTTTCGTTCGTTGTCGAGGAAAAAATCGACGGCGCTTCGATCGTCCTTTACTATGAAGAAGGGAGATTGAGCAGGGCGGTCACGAGGGGAAACGGGATCAGGGGAAACGATATTACCGGAAATGTCATGACGATAAAAGCCGTTCCGCTGAAACTCCCGAAACCGGTGACGCTGGCGGTCCGCGGTGAAATATTTCTCCCTGTCGAATATTTCGACCGTATAAACTCGTCAATGGAAATCCCGTATGCAAATCCCAGGAATCTCGCGTCGGGAACATTGCGGCGGGTGAAAAGTTCGGAAGTCGCCTCGGTCCCACTCGATATTTTTACCTACGAAGGCTTTTCGGCGGCGCCCGTTTCGACCCATATAGAAATACTGGAAAACCTCGCAGAGTTGGGGTTCAGACTGAACGGGACACTCGGCGTTTTTTCCGACCGGACCGATCTCGAGGAAATAAGGAAAAGGCATCCGCACTGGAGGACCGGGAAGATCGACGATATGGAGTCCTTTATAGCATCGGAAAGAGAACGGAGAAGCTCCCTGGACTATGAAATCGACGGACTCGTCATCAAGGTCAATGAAATACCCGCCCGGGAAGCACTCGGCTACACGGGACATCATCCGCGCTGGGCGATCGCGTACAAGTTCGAATCCCCCGAAGGACTGACAAGGGTAAAGAAGATAGACGTACAGGTCGGCAGGACGGGACGGATAACGCCGGTCGCACGGGTCGAACCCGTCGAAATATCCGGCTCGGTAATCACCAATGTCACCCTCCATAATGAAGAATACGTTCATATTCTCGAACTCGGTGAGGGAGATGTGATCGTGGTTTCCAAGCGGGGAGACGTGATCCCTTCCGCGGAATCCGTTTCAGAACATTGCGCCGAACGTATCTGGAATATGCCCGAATCCTGTCCGTCGTGCGGGAGCAGGCTCGAAAAGAAAGGCGCGCATCATTTCTGTACGAATGAAGAATGTGAGGCGAAAAACAGGGGCAGGCTTTATTTCTTTGTCGGGAAAGGACAGATGGATATCGATTACTGCGGTCCGGAAACGATCGATCTGCTTTACAAAAATGGATATGTCAGGGACATTCAGGATATATACCGGTTTGATCCCGACAGGCTGCTGCATGAACCGGGATTCGGAGAAAAAAAAGTGGGGTTGCTTAAAAAGGGAATCTCAGAGAGTAAAAAAAAGCCGTATCGAATTGTGCTGCAATCCCTCGGTATTCCGGAACTCGGTCCGAAGGTCGCGGAACTTCTTATCGAGGCGGGGTACCGGTCTATCGACAGCCTGCTCGAAGCGGCCGGTAACAAGGACACCGAACCGCTCGTGGCGATAGACGGGATCGGTGAAAAAACGGCCCTTACCATTATCGGGGAACTCTCCCGCCCGGAGGTCAGGAAACGGATCGACGGGTTGAAAAAGGCGGGGCTTTCTTTTTCCGAACCCGAAGACCGGTCCGGACCGGAACCGGAACAGATATGCAGGGGGCAGACCTGGTGTGTGACGGGCAGCTTCAGGAGGTTCAAACCACGGGAGAAAGCGATGGAGGAGGTGAAGAGACGTGGGGGGAGGGTCACCTCTTCAATTTCAACCAGAACGACTCATCTTCTTGCCGGTCCGGGGGCGGGCGGCAAACTGGATAAGGCCCGTTCGCTTGGTATTTCCGTGGTCGACGAAGACGAGTTTTTACGCATGATGGATTTGGAATAAGGATACTTCTATAAAAAAAAGGGGCTGTCCAAAAAGTTTGGATAACCCCTTCCTGTGCCGCCGATCAGAATCGAACTGATGACACAAGGATTTTCAGTCCTCTGCTCTACCGACTGAGCTACAGCGGCAATTCTTGCTGATCATTAATAACACAAATATAAATTATGTCAATATCTATTCACGAAAAAAACGGTGAAAACGGCAGTTTTCTTTTTCGATTATTCCGTTAATCGGTTTTTACCCTCCTATTCGATAGCGTTACGATCACCCCGATACGGTCATTTCTCACCGTTACCGGTCGCATTCTGCGCAATATCCGTTCCTGTTTCGTCGGGAATCGGTATTTCAGTCGATTTGTCGGGTTGTTTCCCGTCTTCTGCCTCTTTTTTATCTTTTTCCGGGAATATCCAGTCCGTTGCCTCTTTAATGATTCGATAGAGACTCATTATCTGAATATTGGATTTCTGTTTGTCCAGTTTTTTTATCCATTTATTTTTTGTGTAGAGACGGAGAAAGGCCTCCTTCCCCGATTCGAGTTTCTCTTTATCGGAATCATCGAGACCGGGAAGGTTTTTTATCATGAACATCGAAAGCAGAAAAACAATGTGGTCCTGTGAAGGAGATATGAGCGCGGCGAAGGTGTCTTTCGCCTGTCCGAGTTTGTTCAGCTGCATCTGGCTTATACCGTAATTCCACATTATCCAGGCCCTGCTTTTGAGATTCTTTAACCGCAGCAGTTTTTCGAAAAAGGCTTCGGATTCCGACGCGTTGCCGGAAATCAGGTAGGGGATGCTGAATTGGACCGCGTATGAGGCAATCAATGAAGGTTTTTTACCTTTGATGTAATACTCCAGTCGTTTCATCCCCTCGATATTCGAGGTACACAGGTAGGAGTTGAGAAGAATTTTTATCGAATATCCCGATATCCTGTCTTTTTGATAGATTCTTGTTTCCAGATAGTTGATGAGACCGTACCAGTCTTCATTTTCGAGATAGCTAAAAAACTTCCAGTTTTTGATAAAATATGAGTTGAGGATTCCGAGGGTGACGAGAAAGAGGGTGAGTGTTATCCAGTATTTGGGCAGACTATGAAGGAACTGGTCGAATCCGATGATAAAAAACGGCATGGTAAAAAAAAATAAAAAGGAAAGAATGATTATCGCATTAAAAATTATAAAAATAGTTTTAAATTTCATCAATTTTCTCCTATAATGATAAAAAGAGTGTAATTGTTTCTTCAAACATGGTCAACCGGAGGTTGTATTGATGAAAAATATTCCCGTATCGACACTCGCCCCTCATATATATTTTACCGCCCCGGTTTTCATCGATGGAGGTTATATCCTCCTTCTTCCGGATACTCCGGTTACACAGGAAATCGTCGATCGACTGAAAGAGTGGAATTATTCGCATGTTTTTACCGAAGGCGATACGGTCAATCATCCGAGCGATACAATTGTCGTATCACCGGAGGTGAAAAAAGGGGGGTTCGATATATCGATTAAGGAAAGTGAAAATCATCAGAAAATAATGACCTTCTATTTTGACTTTATCGAATATGTCGACACCTTCATCAATAATTTTTTACGGAAGAATGATCTTGATATCGCCTCCCTGACGATGAAGATCAAAGAGGTAATCAATACCTTGAAAGAGGACCGGGATTACCTCCTTGGCTTTACCGCGAAAAAACATCCGGTCGAAAATTATCTCATTCCCCATATCGTCAATTCGACGCTCATCTCATTGGGTATCGGTGAATATCTGAAGCTGCCGCCGCACAAGCTGATCGATCTCGGGCTGGCTTCCGTGCTTCACGAAATCGGCATGATGAAGGTGCCAAGGGCATTGTATATGGGGAAAAGCGAACTCAGTCAGCAGGAAAAGAAAACGATCGCGACACATACCCTCTGGGGGTACAGAATGCTGAAAAATTTTTCCGTATCCGAGCCTATTGCCGCGGTCGCCCTCGAACATCATGAACGGATGGACGGAAGCGGATATCCGCGCGGACTCAAGGGAGAGGCGATATCGTTTTATTCCCGGATCATCGCGGTTGCCTGTTCATTCGAGACAAGTGTCTCAAAACGGCCGTACAAGGAACCGGTCGACGGCCATAAAGCGATGCTCTTCCTGCTTACCGCGCAGAAACACAGGTACGACGAGACCGTGTTGAAAGCGCTTGTCTTCACCCTGTCGATTTTTCCCCTTGGTACGTTCGTACTGCTTTCGAACAACGCGAAAGGGATCGTCTATAAAACCAATTCGGAAAATCCGAAATATCCTGTCGTCAAACTTCTTGTTGACGAGCATGGAAGGGAAATCACCGCCCCGGTACTCGTGCAGACGTCGAAAGAGACGGGGATCACCATCGCACGAACCTTGCGTTCGGAAGAAATATAGGGTGTAACAAGACGGGCGGCGGTACACGGCGTCTTTCCTTCAGAGGATGTTATTCGGGATTGTTTGAAAAACAGGGAGCATGGAATGAAGGTAGCGGTTCGATTTCCGTCCGGCCGGTCAAAAGAGTATCAGGCCGGCACAATCGTCAGGGACATTATTTGTGAAGAGGAGTTCTCCGGGACGAAATATCCCGTTATCGCGGCCAGGGTGAATAACGAGATCACCAGTTTTACCTATAAAATCGTCGTCAACAGTGAGATACACGCGGTGAGGCTCGATTCGAGGGAAGGGACCAATATATACCGCCGGTCCCTCTGTTTCCTTTTAAGTCTTACGGCAAAAAAACTGTTCCCCGAACGACGACTCATCATAAGCCACTCGCTCGGGAAAGGGTTTTTCTATTATTTTGAAGGGTTGGACTGCGTTTCAGAGCGCGATATCGATATGCTTCTCGAACATATGAAAGCGGTCGTGGCTTCCGATCTTCCGGTGACCAGGAGACTTGTTTCCTATACCGACGCGGTCGACTACTTCAGGAAAAACAATCAGCCCGATACGGTGAAACTTCTCGCCTATAGAAACGATTCCAGGATCCCCGTCAATGAGTGCGGTGAGTTTCTCGACATTTCTCACGGTCCGCTCGTCCCTTCGACGGGATTCCTCAAGGTATTCGACATTATCAATTATCAGTCGGGATTCCTGCTGCGGTATTTCGGATTCGGAAATCCGGGTAAAATACAGCGTTTCAAGGACAATCCCGTTCTGTTTTCCATATACAGGGAATATAAGTCCTGGGGAAAGATCCTCAACGCCCACTGCGTGGGGGCGCTGAACGAGTTGATTTCAAGCGGGAAAATAAAAGAGTTTATCCAGGTAGCGGAAGCCCTGCACAACAAGAAGATATCGGAAATAGCGGACCGCATACAGCAGCGGGGAAAGGGGGTCCGTCTCATCGCGATCGCGGGTCCCACCTCGTCAGGCAAAACGACGTTTGCCAAAAAACTGGCGATCCAGCTTCGCGTACTCGGTATGACACCCGTCCAGTTGTCGATCGACAATTATTTCCTTTCACGGGAAGAGACGCCGCGGGATGACGAAGGAAACTACAATTTCGAAACACTCGATGCGCTGGATATCCTCCTGTTCAACAGGCACCTGAAGGCATTGCTTGAGGGCAGGGAGGTGGAGGTTCCCGATTACAATTTCATTCTCGGCAGGAGACAGAATAAAGGAACCCCCCTGAAGCTGCCGGAAAAAGGCATTCTCATCTGCGAAGGGATTCATTTTCTCAATGACAGACTGACATCGTTGGTGAAGCCGGAGATGAAATACAAGATCTATGTTTCGGCACTCACGCAGTTGAACCTTGACGACCATAACAGGATTTCGACAACCGATAACCGCCTCATTCGGCGAATGGTGCGGGATAATACCTTCAGGGGGTATACGGCCGGAGAGACCCTGAAGATGTGGCAATCGGTAAAGCGTGGGGAAAGCATCAATATTTTTCCCTTTCAGAACTCTTCCGATTCGGCATTTAATTCCGCACTCGATTATGAACTCGCCGTTCTCAAGGTCTATGCCGAACCGCTTCTCAAAACCGTCAAACCCGATGTCGAAGAATATAACGAAGCAAAACGCCTTCTATCGTTTTTGACTAATTTTATACCCATCACCTCGCAATGGGTCCCTTCCGAATCCATTTTACGTGAGTTTATCGGCGGGAGCGCGTTCAGATACTGAGAGGGCCGATATGCGGCCTTTCATTCACATAAGGATATCACTTCCTTTGCTGGCGGCATTTGAACTTGAACTACTCCCGCTCGTCGTTATTCATCAAGGTCGTTTTTCCCGGTGCCGAAGACGGCGCAAGCGCCGAAGGATGCGCCAGAAACATAAGTCCGTAACCGCTTTTTTTCAATTCATTGGCTTTCGAGAAATTCCGTGCCGATCGCACCAGCCTCACTTTTCCTTCGTAATACCGTTTTTTATTATAATCAACGATGATATCGAACTCTTCTCCAAGATCGAATATCGAAAGATCTTCGGAAAGAATAAAAATTCCGCCTTCGGACAGATTGGTTGAAACGAACTCCATTATCGACGTGTCGCCGTTCGGCAGTACTTTTTTTACGATCGTTTTGATTAAAAATGTCTTTCGTTTATATTCGCGTTTATCTCTCATTAGTATCCCCCCTTGCGGATATCCGGAGATCGACGTCAGGCACTATAATGATTATAGTATAGCATACCGCCGGTGTCCCTTCAATCCTTCAGGCGGCTTCATAGGAATCTGATGGAGTCTTCTTGACATATTTACTCCCGTCACTATACTATAATGAAGAAGAGACGGAAGATGCCAATGAAAAGATATCTCTTCGCCGTAATCCTGGCATGCATGCTTTCGACGTTAAGCCATGCACAGTATTATCGACATTATTCTCACGCCTCGAAAATACGACTTGCAGAGGCATATTATCTTGTCGGCAGGCAGTATATGTCGATGGGAAAAGAATCGGGAAGATTCTATATGCGCCTGGCATATTCGATTTATCCCGGATTTGATCCGGAACACATCGGCGTGGAAGCGGATGAACCGGTTTTTATTGCGAACTGCTTTGACCGGATAAACGAGGTTGAAAAATCGTTCGAAAATAAAGAGGACCTCAAAAATCTCCTCACCTGCCGCTTTATGCGGATGACGGGATTGCTTTTCTTCGGCGAACGGTCGGGGGTAAGCGGGTTTTTCGACAGCATGGTTTTTATCGGAGAGAATAACCGGTTTATGACGCAACGGGAATTGGCGGAGGCCATGGCGGACAATACCACGCCACGATCTGGCCATAGGATTATGCCTGAAGAACTCTATGATTATGAGTCGGTTATTGTCGCCGACGCCCCCCGGACGGTAACATCATGTTACGGTGAGAGTTACGTGTTCACGATCAAGCCCCGTGAGGAACCGGTAACCGTCCATCCGTTTTTCAGGGGAAAAGAGCAGACATACTACTTCAGGCGTGACGGGGAAAGATTTCGTGTGTTCGGTATCGGCCATACGGCACCGGTGGTCGCCGCGATCGATGATGCCGGTGTTTCGGCCGGTATATTCAAAGCCTTTTTCGATGCGGTCGATGCGTTTCTGAAAAGGGATATGACCGGTATCAAGGTGTATCTCAATAAAAAGGTGACGATTCTTCCCCTCGGTACAACAGTTGATTTTTCCGAAATCGAACTTACTTTTCAGGGTTTTTTTGATGATAGCGGATTCAACAGCGGCAGGTATACCGCCGCCGATCTGCTCGATCGGGATAATTACGCCGTCATCGGGACGGATCGATTTACGGACCTCTATCCGGAAGGAGTCTACGTCCTCATTGCCTCTGTACGGAAGGAGTATTGTAACGGGATTCCTTTCTGGCCGGGATATATATACTACTTTTTTGCACGTATCGATGGGGAATGGAAGGTAATCGCCATGGCCTGAAAAGAAATCAAAAAGCTGACGGGTCCAAAAAATGTACTTGAATAAGGACATGAAAAGAATTAAGATATATATATATTTTATTGACTAAGGAGCGGCAGAATTAGAACAAAATCTGATTTTCCGAGCATCAATGTGAAACGTCCCGGAGGCCTCAAGGAAGATGAATCTCCGTACCAGGTGATGATTGTCGATGATTCGATGTTTGTAAGAAAACAGATAGCCCAGATTCTTACGTCCGAGGGTTTTAATATCATCGATGTCGCTTCGAACGGCCAGGAAGCGCTGGAAAAATATAAAAATCATCATCCGAAAGTCGATCTTGTTACCATGGACATCACGATGCCGGTCATGAACGGAATCGATTCCCTGCAGTCAATTCTGGAATTCGATAAAAACGCAAAAGTCGTCATGGTAAGCGCTATCGGAAAACAGGAATATGTAAAGAAAGCCCTTCTTTTAGGCGCAAAGAATTATATTGTCAAGCCCCTGAACCGGAAAAAGGTACTCGCCCGGGTAATGAAGGTTCTGGGAGGGGCATTCATAGAATAATCATATCAGACTGAACGATTTTTCAAAGCAGACAGGGTATTATCGCGATTTTCCGCACCACATGAAAACGGGTAAAAATATCTCTTTATTCCACTTGATAAAGTATTTCTTTTTACTGTATTGTGAATCCTGTATGAAACAAAACGGGAAGGCCTCGTGTTTACAGGGTGATGTCCATGATGCACAATGACGTTTCTCAATCAAAACATCATCTTGAATCGATTTTTGATTCCATTACGGAACCCATTTTTTCCGTGAATAACGATTACCGTATTACCAGACTCAACAAAAAATATGAATCACTCCTGCAAAAAACGTTTCAGGATATATTGGGCCAGCTTTGTTATACGCAACTTTACCGGCGCAGCACGGTCTGTCCGGAATGCCCCATTTCGAATATTATGAAAGAGGGGAAAAAGACCTCGTTCAAGATCAGCGTCAGCGACGAAAGAATATACGACGTTCATTGTTTTCCCCTCTACGACAAAAACGGGGCGATTATTGAAATGGTGGAATTTGCACGCGACATAACGGAGGAAGAACGTATAAGGAACGAACTGGTAAATCTTCAGCGGCAGGTGCTGGCCACATCCCTTAAGCTCGCCGATCAGAACAAGGAACTCGAACGTGCCTATACCAAGTTAAGCAGGGAGCTTACCCTGGCGAGAATCGTCCAGCGCGGCATCCTTCCCCAATCTCTCCCGCAACCGCCCGAACTCAGAACGGCCGTTTATTATTATCCCATGGAGGATGTCGGGGGTGATTTGTATGATTTTATTCAGATCAATTCGGACCTTATCGGCATCATTCTTGCCGATGTCTCCGGTCATGGAATCCCGGCGGCATTTATCGCCGCCATGGCAAAAATGTCTTTTTATCTTCACGCAATGAACAATATATCGACGGCAAGGGTATTAAGCCAGGTCAATAAAGACATGTGTACAAACCTCCATACCAACGAATTTTTTTTTACCGCTTCATATTGTCTGGTCGATCTTATTACCAATAGGGTGAAATATTCGAACGCAGGTCATCCGCATCTTCTTATCTATCGAAACGACCTGAAAGCGATCGAGTCGAGCATAAAGGAAAAGGGCCTTATCATGGGACTCAATAAAGAGGCTCTCTATGAAGAAGAAGAAATTGAACTCAACAAGGGCGACAGACTCATTTTTTACACCGACGGTATTACCGAGTGTTCAAACGGGGATGAGACCTTCGGTCTTGAACGGCTCAAGGATATACTCC of the Spirochaetales bacterium genome contains:
- a CDS encoding response regulator — encoded protein: MRTKSDFPSINVKRPGGLKEDESPYQVMIVDDSMFVRKQIAQILTSEGFNIIDVASNGQEALEKYKNHHPKVDLVTMDITMPVMNGIDSLQSILEFDKNAKVVMVSAIGKQEYVKKALLLGAKNYIVKPLNRKKVLARVMKVLGGAFIE
- a CDS encoding PilZ domain-containing protein → MRDKREYKRKTFLIKTIVKKVLPNGDTSIMEFVSTNLSEGGIFILSEDLSIFDLGEEFDIIVDYNKKRYYEGKVRLVRSARNFSKANELKKSGYGLMFLAHPSALAPSSAPGKTTLMNNDERE
- a CDS encoding HD-GYP domain-containing protein, producing the protein MKNIPVSTLAPHIYFTAPVFIDGGYILLLPDTPVTQEIVDRLKEWNYSHVFTEGDTVNHPSDTIVVSPEVKKGGFDISIKESENHQKIMTFYFDFIEYVDTFINNFLRKNDLDIASLTMKIKEVINTLKEDRDYLLGFTAKKHPVENYLIPHIVNSTLISLGIGEYLKLPPHKLIDLGLASVLHEIGMMKVPRALYMGKSELSQQEKKTIATHTLWGYRMLKNFSVSEPIAAVALEHHERMDGSGYPRGLKGEAISFYSRIIAVACSFETSVSKRPYKEPVDGHKAMLFLLTAQKHRYDETVLKALVFTLSIFPLGTFVLLSNNAKGIVYKTNSENPKYPVVKLLVDEHGREITAPVLVQTSKETGITIARTLRSEEI
- a CDS encoding SPOR domain-containing protein codes for the protein PDVPQKEKSVPDPTHETPTVDEEKDIALDTKEPPLHEDGEKTTTDAGKTYEEIVEITLEEADPHPPGTRDDREITEIVSDASHRIDETETALLVPGYYFIQLGAYAEKQLASSIQKRFTNLYPVKIYEIAHTKITIYKVLVGPLNKDESDTLLFRFKALGYRDAFVKYIN
- a CDS encoding SpoIIE family protein phosphatase; the encoded protein is MMHNDVSQSKHHLESIFDSITEPIFSVNNDYRITRLNKKYESLLQKTFQDILGQLCYTQLYRRSTVCPECPISNIMKEGKKTSFKISVSDERIYDVHCFPLYDKNGAIIEMVEFARDITEEERIRNELVNLQRQVLATSLKLADQNKELERAYTKLSRELTLARIVQRGILPQSLPQPPELRTAVYYYPMEDVGGDLYDFIQINSDLIGIILADVSGHGIPAAFIAAMAKMSFYLHAMNNISTARVLSQVNKDMCTNLHTNEFFFTASYCLVDLITNRVKYSNAGHPHLLIYRNDLKAIESSIKEKGLIMGLNKEALYEEEEIELNKGDRLIFYTDGITECSNGDETFGLERLKDILLATSTYNVKAQVDEVERELRAFMKSKELGDDVTLIIIEAALDNKYRCFDLDNEFDTMTNVSIVAIRHPLEFERAISNTLGVMDTFMFHDQSIRNTKFAMYEALNMYYHSRDRHTEPIYVAFRSDKECCTVVIVDSRYLSTADIFPYYRSNANNHSMNVVLKNIDTIDFKHGGKKIVLKKYNK
- the ligA gene encoding NAD-dependent DNA ligase LigA, whose translation is MEKEDIKAEIGNLRRLLYRYQHLYYVLSRPEVSDAEYDRLMDRLVLLEKTYPEFADPDSPSMKVGSDISQSFPEVEHTIPVLSLDKCTSFAAVKEWIGKTEKNAERPLSFVVEEKIDGASIVLYYEEGRLSRAVTRGNGIRGNDITGNVMTIKAVPLKLPKPVTLAVRGEIFLPVEYFDRINSSMEIPYANPRNLASGTLRRVKSSEVASVPLDIFTYEGFSAAPVSTHIEILENLAELGFRLNGTLGVFSDRTDLEEIRKRHPHWRTGKIDDMESFIASERERRSSLDYEIDGLVIKVNEIPAREALGYTGHHPRWAIAYKFESPEGLTRVKKIDVQVGRTGRITPVARVEPVEISGSVITNVTLHNEEYVHILELGEGDVIVVSKRGDVIPSAESVSEHCAERIWNMPESCPSCGSRLEKKGAHHFCTNEECEAKNRGRLYFFVGKGQMDIDYCGPETIDLLYKNGYVRDIQDIYRFDPDRLLHEPGFGEKKVGLLKKGISESKKKPYRIVLQSLGIPELGPKVAELLIEAGYRSIDSLLEAAGNKDTEPLVAIDGIGEKTALTIIGELSRPEVRKRIDGLKKAGLSFSEPEDRSGPEPEQICRGQTWCVTGSFRRFKPREKAMEEVKRRGGRVTSSISTRTTHLLAGPGAGGKLDKARSLGISVVDEDEFLRMMDLE
- a CDS encoding nucleoside kinase, with amino-acid sequence MKVAVRFPSGRSKEYQAGTIVRDIICEEEFSGTKYPVIAARVNNEITSFTYKIVVNSEIHAVRLDSREGTNIYRRSLCFLLSLTAKKLFPERRLIISHSLGKGFFYYFEGLDCVSERDIDMLLEHMKAVVASDLPVTRRLVSYTDAVDYFRKNNQPDTVKLLAYRNDSRIPVNECGEFLDISHGPLVPSTGFLKVFDIINYQSGFLLRYFGFGNPGKIQRFKDNPVLFSIYREYKSWGKILNAHCVGALNELISSGKIKEFIQVAEALHNKKISEIADRIQQRGKGVRLIAIAGPTSSGKTTFAKKLAIQLRVLGMTPVQLSIDNYFLSREETPRDDEGNYNFETLDALDILLFNRHLKALLEGREVEVPDYNFILGRRQNKGTPLKLPEKGILICEGIHFLNDRLTSLVKPEMKYKIYVSALTQLNLDDHNRISTTDNRLIRRMVRDNTFRGYTAGETLKMWQSVKRGESINIFPFQNSSDSAFNSALDYELAVLKVYAEPLLKTVKPDVEEYNEAKRLLSFLTNFIPITSQWVPSESILREFIGGSAFRY